CAGCTATTGCCGAGCACATCTGAAAGTTGAGCAGCAACATGTCAACTCAATGCTAATTGTAGTTCCCTTATGGATTAAACTCCCAGAAACTTGTAATTCTAGATTAATTCTTCTGCCACTGTAATTTGTAATTTGTGTAACATGGAGTAACGTTTAGAcattgattattttattgattcTTCTCAATTGACTTGATTGCCATTAAGTGAATGAATCTcctctttttgtcgtttctgtTTTTATGGTCAAAAGTAACTTTGTGCTCTGCTCATCTTTGTTTTGTTTCTATTGGAGGAAAAGAGAATGATATGTTCCCAGGACCTGAACAGTCTTGCTTCTTAAATACTTCTTTATTTCCTACCTTCTCTGGCTCAGGTTTGTTCATTTCTAATAGCCTCTGCGTTGATGTTGTGAAGTAAAAAAAGTTTTAAGTGTATCTTTATAATACTACATCTATAGGAAACCTTTTCTGTTTCCATCCTGAAAGCCAGGTGCTTTGTGATCAAATAATTGCTATGGTTATTTGATTGCAATATTGTTGTTTAAATGAATTGAGCTTTTCGTTCTTAtccttttctcttgttttttcatTTCAGGAAGTTGCTATGTTACTTTCATGGTGCTTTCCGGCTTGTATGAAGGAAAGTTTTGACATTGCCTGTCTCGTTGCTCTGATGGAGACTTTCTTCCATGCAGACTAATGGGAAAACGTACCTGGTTTTTGGCTTGACACGTTCTGTACAGAAGGTAAATTCTATTCCTCAGCATGCTTACTGGTTGTTAATCGGACCTTTTACTCCTATTGGTGCAATTATGAAGAATGCTGGCCACAGGGTTTAATTCCTTAGATGGGCCAGAGAAGAAAAGAACTTAAGGgttctttaagttttttcatgaaacttgagGTTGTTGATTCACATTGTATTCTTCAGCTTCAATGATAATCTTCTCACCTAATACTTATTTGCCTGTTTTACACGGGGCGCGGGGTCCCTCCTGATGGTTATGAGTTGTCTTTAGAAAATATCTTCCAGAAATTTGTATGTAATGTTTTGTGCTGTTAATGTAATATTTAACAGAACCTGCAATACATGATTATCTTAATTGATGAATTGACCTTAGCTGTGAAGACTCCATGAGGTGCAGCTATGATGCTGCGTTCTACTAAAATAAAACTACGGTTACTGTATCGGGCGGTCGAGTAGTCTGCTCTTTGTTTATCAAATACAAGATACACTCAATCTTGTCCTGACCAAGTCTTGGGCTATTTGCTGTATGTTTTGCTGCAACTAAATGCTAAGATgagtctcaggttcaaatcttTGCGGAGAGACAAAAACACTtaagtgatttcttcccatttgtCCTAGCCTTGGTAGAAACGAGTTACCTGGTACCTGTACCTGTTGCTGGTGGGAAGTGACAGGTATCCTGTGAAATTAGTCCAGGTGTGCACAAGCTGGCCAgacaccacggttatcaaaaaaaaaaaaaaaatgctaagaTGAGTGGACAGgtattatttattatatttcagAGAGGGTATGGTtaggaaagaaaaagattagACACAGTAGCAATAAATGCAAGAATATTTACTTCCATAATCTCATCAGTTTTTTACTTTGCACTAACTCTGGATTTGATTCCATAGAGATGATAAATCCTTGGCCTTTAAATTCAATGAATATAAGCATTCAAGTACTGTAATGTGCTTCTCTGATAACCATGTGTGCAGGGGAATAATGGGCGATTTGATAGCATTCCGTAACTATTCCAAAAATGGGAAGTTCGACAcaattgggattttttttttgggaaattggAAGCGGTTACTAATTCATGATCTAGCATGTACAGAATGAAAACTTTATTCTCGATTCAACGAGAATTTCTGTAAAAGCCTTTCATTTGCTTCTCTTCAATGGGTTTCGGTTTGAAAATTGTTATGAACAATTGAACATGTCAGTTTCTTGCTTCCTTTACTGATGCTGAATGTTATGTAATCCTCATTACAGCCTCGGTCTCTTGGTTTAATTTGCAAACCCATTTTCCGGCTCTTTAATATGCAGCATGTATTCTGTTGTCTTCATGTGTTCGAATTTGGTATATTCTGGGTACTTCTGTGAATTGTTTATATGTAATGTTCAATTTTTGTTGCTCCAAACAGGTAAGATTTTGAACGGGAGGCTCGGTAAAGGTAGTATGACGTGGGATGTGTGGTAGGTGTACCCCATAAGGATGAATCCTCGTACCAAGTCTGGTATTTAAGTGGACAAGCGTAGGCAGCAGACCAATCATCCATTGAGTTCCGAAGATAAACCAAGCGAATTTCTCAGTTATTAGAAAACAAGGAATAATGGTCATGCACCCGGACTGAGCCGGGCAGAGGCGAATCCAGGATTTCAACAGGATGGATTCACCATTAGCTATggggttttttgatttttttgcttTTGGTTCGTTGCAGTTTAGCGCCTAtgggttttttttaattttttttgccttttgggACTTAGGTAATTAGAaacaaaggggaaaaaaaatcattagatgtaacataaaagagaaacacgtttttttacttttaggtaattagaattatagaagaaaaaggttttaaaataatacaaaaaggAAGTTTATAAGGctgctttagaaaataaaagcataaaatGTGCAGGATTCGGGTTCGATCTCGAAACCTTAAGGAAGTAAATATAACTCCTAACCAGTGCTCCAATTGACctgatttgattatgtgtttcttcagttaatattagatatattttcaaaattatacacataatgTATAGAGTTTAGTCGAGTGATCATGTGTTCACGTGATTCAAATTTTATATGTAAATTCACCTCTGGAGCTGGGccacgtaaaaaaaaaaaaaaaaatggtcatACACATAATACTCTTGGGAAGCATCAAATGACTATATATGGCCATGGTGGATCCCGAAGGTACAGTATATCAACTCCATAGAGCTTGGTGATTACTGAATTTTGTGCTATCCAGTTCCATTGATTTGTTATGAGTTTTGACGATTGTCATTTGTTTGTATGCTTCATTCAAGGTTTATTGTTTGCATCAACTAGAGGATATACTAACAACAGAAGAACTCTTGTCTAATAGGAGTAGATGATTTTCAATTAAAAGTTGTAGTAGTTTTTTTAAAGTGGTAATTCCAAAGTCTAATTGCTTTAATAGTTTGTGGATGTACTTTCTTATGCTGGTTACTTTAAAACATCAAAGTTTGTTTAGATATGTTGTCTTTTACTAACTTACCTTCTGTAGTAAGTTGTTAAGAAACTAACACCAATAAAAGGGTGTAATTTACTCCTGTTACAAGCTGCCGTCTAATATGTCTGCACTTATCAGCTCCTGCAGACCCATTTTGGTTAATTTAGAGTTTTACTAAAATTGTCAATTATGAAGCATAGTAGATATTTAatactttaaaatataaatatgtaattCGTGTCAAAATAATAGGTTTGGCTGCTTTAACTTGGTCTGGGCCTGCTTTTATGTACATCGGTCCACGCTGTTGAGTCACGGAATCATATTGGGCAAATGATGTGTCTTCGTTTGTTATTATCCACGTAATTAGCCTTCTAGAAGAAATATTAGGAGaatgattaatttaattaataaaagcTAAGGGTTTTAGTGGCATGAAGTGTCCCTCACGAATTGAGTCGAAGAGGATAAACCTGTTGGTAATGGAGTTCCACGTTTTAATCATAACTATTTGGATAAGGCCAGGATTGGCCTACTTTTATTGTGGGCTCATTTCAGGTGGCCCAGAGTTTGGTCTCGAAAGGCCTTTTCAAATCTCCAGTTGCCACAATTCCCTGACGGCAAATCCAATTTAGCAAAAGGAAAAGTCAAAATGTATCAATTGGTAATAAAGCCTATGACGTGGTGGAAAGCTAACATTAGCATGATAAGTATAAAACCAATCTTTATTAGGTGAATTTGAAGTTCAACATTTTGAGATGGTCGGCTAACTATGCTTTGAGTTTAATTTTTTGTCACTGACTAGTTCAAAACAAGATTATTAAGCTTGGGATACTAATCAAGATAGATAATCCCACCTTTTATAAGTACAGATAATCCtatgatttttgtataaattttacttttagTTCTAGCATCTCACAAACAAACATTGGACAAATTTAATCCAAAGTATCTCTGTTAACAGTGGCAGATTTAAATCAGGCAACCCCCATACATTTGCGTGGATCCTGTATTTATATTGAAAAAttcaataaatatataaaaaatacaacttgAGAACTCATTAACAAAGGGCGTTGTTGGTGTAGTGGCTTAGAGGAACCCTTTAAGCTTAACTCGTCTTGGTCAAGGGTTTGAATTCCCAGttttctctatttttatttttttaatttgagatGGGTGGGAACCCACAAACTTCAAATTATGGATCCGCCTTTGTGACTCTGTAACCAAGCGGCCCCTTAGGATAGTAAACAATAAGTTGCAAAAGATCCTTTAACTTTAATCAGAATTTTTGGATTCGAATTTTCAGAATGAACGAACTTCTTATAGGGAGTAATTGTCCCTTTAATAAACTTTAAGGGGGTGTAAATCTAGATTAGTCGGGCAATAGGTACTGGACGGCTATAAACGAAAAGAAGTGTAAATTGCAGAGAGGTGCTTATTAATTACTTGGAAAAAGCACTAAAATTCAGATAAATATAACAGTCAAATTCAGGGGGATTCTGTAGAAAAAGGAGAGTTTAGAATGCTATTTACCAAGTCTTAGTAAGTCCACATCAATTAGCAGACAATTCTTACATTCTCATCTACTGATGGGATAGTAAGTCTAAAAGGGGAAAACTCTTGACTAGTGATATTGTCAATTGGAAGTAAATGAATTTATTACCACTTGACTATTGATCagtcaattttcttgatcttttgttttctttcttttttaccgTTGCTTAGAAGTTAGAGCGGGAGATATGGCTTTAGCATAGAATGCAGCATTCAATTTACTAATAGTCGTCAGTTTAGACAAAGGGAACAAAAGGTTGAAATTGTTAGGTAAAGcgacttagagcctgtttggattggcttattttaggtgcttttaagccaaaataagttttaagcacttttgtaaTGTTAGGGTAAGATAAAAACATGtatttaagcacttatttttaagccaaaataacaaaaataagccaaaagtcataagctcatcaaaacaatattggattggcttattttagatgtttttaagccaaaataacgTTTAAGCATTTTTGTAATGTTAGGGtaagatgaaaaaaatatttttaagcacttattttaaGTCAAAATGACAAAACTAAAccaaaagccataagttagAATTTCTAACTTATAAGTCATAACTCATAAGTTATAAACCCATCTAATAGTTTCTTGATCCTCTGCTGGTACTTCTGGATTCAAAGGTACAAGAAGAGGAACATCGTTTGCTGCTCAAACCGCAGCAGCAAACACTATCCTTACTGTAGTGCATACAGGCTCTtattactctctctctctcttctcatttttcttaaaatctttTCATATATTGCAAATTGATTGACATtattattttgactattattattataatttgaTATTATGTGCAACATGCAGCAGGAAAACTCAACAGCTTCGGGACATTGTCTCTAGTTTTGGTGGGTCAATGGTGGCTAATGAGGGAATGTGAAGGCTGTTCTTTGTAGAAAGATGAGGACGGGAGGTACTTTCTCTAGCACataggaagaaaaaaagggggggaacaAATCTAATCTATAGACTATAAACACCGAAAGTGTAAAAAACATTATATTATTGAATCACTTTACTTGTTATAACAGGAAActtaacttatttttaaaattacaattttatttttatgaattgttacttatagatattttttttaaagtttgatagttaaaataaaatatacaatcGATATATATAAGTTGCCGTTACGCAAGATAAAGTTGGATATTTCAGAATTCATTTAggaatttatattatatttggttGACGATATCTGCGCAATTCGAGATATCCTTCTTCGAGGAGTATTTTATTATTCTTTACTTCTGatgccttttctttttattttctctctcaTTTTTTCTATTTCAGGGAGTACTAATTTGAAGAGCTCAGAAATGATGGATGGTAACTCAACCATTTTTTGTACtaaattcattaaattattttttataacgaATTCACACAGTTTTATAGTTTGAGTATTACGAAAATTACTAAACTGATTTTTGTAACaaaaagtcattcaactttaTCCAAATATCACAGAAAATAATTAGTAGGATGCAAATGCCACATTTCTATGAAATTTTGGCAAAGTTGAGTGGCTTGTTACAAATAAAAAAGTAGTAGCGTTCATAATACTTAAGTAACATTTAACGACTTTTTCCTtacaaaaactaataaaatgcCTTGGTGTATCCTCCTTGTCCATAATTTCAATTATTCTTTAAAGTTAAGTTGAGTGGTTAAAATTACTCCAAATGAGAAGACATGAAACCAATGTAAGTCGAGCATATTTGTCCCCAAGGAAGAACAATATTTGagcaaaaataaagataaaattgatagtaatagaatttttttctttttctatattgATGAACACTTCTCTGGACTTATGATTAGGAAAGTCTTAATTATGTTAACTATCAAGTACGGAGTAGCAATAAAGTGTCTACTGAAGAATAAGATAATTGGTCTTTCACAACGCTTTTAGGTTATTAAAATCACCTAATTAAGGAGAAGTCAATTAAAGTTCATTTTCAACAGATAACTAAGTCTTCCTAAGTGTTCTGAATTTATTTACTTCATGTGTTGAACAAGGACTATATATGCATAATCAATTCATACCATGTCAATGTGACCTACATAAATCTGAATTAAAATTGATAGTTGTGTGTTTGGTCACTACTACAAAAATAGGAATCAACGACAGATAAATTCTataactaaataataaaatccgTTGCTAATCCTATTTTTTCACGGATTAACGATAGATTATCAAAATATTCTATTAGCTACGAGCAATTTAACAATGAAGTTCATAGctaattttcagttttttttttttttttttttttgtttttttggggtAGTTGGTGTTGAAAGTTAATCAAATTCTCAATCTAATCACCAAACGAAAACTAATTCAAATGTAAAAACAACCGTTGATAGCATTTTCAGTCTTCCTGAAATTGTGGTAACAAGCAGTAGCTAGAGGACCATTATACCCAACGAAATTAAGGTACAATGTCAATTAACTTTTAGAGTACTTGTCAAATAAACGCTCCATAAGACCAACTCAACTTAAACGTAAAATCATAAGTAGGTTTACACATTACCTCTTTCTTGTCTAATTAATTTTCAGTCACATTATTCTATGTAGAAAGTAATTCTGAACAAGTcgtataattattttaaagaaattatCAGTCTATTTTACATGGCTCGTGTGGTGAATAATAAACAATTCATTAATAGAGAATCTTATGAAGAAAAATTTGTGTGGCACGTGTATGGCATTCTCCTGTCAGAAAAGGACTGAAGAGATATAGCGAAAGAACTGCATTTAATtagtgataataataataatacctaATGATAATTAGTGGCTCAATTTGAATTTGATGGATATAAATCTAACCCAATTTGTTCTTGATTTGGCAGATAGCAAAATTGGATTAATAAGACAAAGTAGGTTCAAGTCAAAGAAATAGTGCTTTGTAACAAAATTTTGAAGGGTTTTGAACGCTAATTAAACAGAATGTTTTGTGCTTCTAGTAAATGGGGTTTTAAAAGTAATCATCTTAGTTTTGTATGATAGCATTTTGAATAAATCAATATGGAAAATATGAATACTTTTATATACAAGAAAATGTCAAAATTCACCCACTATTACAGGAAAGgatttaaaattaaactaatcGCATTTTCGGGCCactgtatatatgtattagCAATATTATTTTGTATTTGTCATTTAGCTTTAGCATAGCATAAAACATGGAGTTATCAACTTGGTCAAAATGTTGATGCAATGAATTTCATGTGCCATAATACtttaagaaattaaagatcTAGATTTGTTCATCTACTTTTGTTTGTGTCTTCATTGTCTTCCATTGtatcaaaatttatttaattatttttaaggttttgaggaagttttgaaaacttattttgtaattattgttattgttcgtTGTTATTTGACAAATGTATTAATGTTGCAAAGGAAGTAAAATTTATTCGCATTTAGTGTTTACATCAAACAAAtgaatataaaatatgtatgtCTTACATATTAACTACTCGTATACTTACTTAACCATTGATAAGTAATACACATCCTCACTCTAAGTTATGATTGTCAAATTTTAATGGGATGTAAACATCAAATGTAATTGTGTATTCATCGAATATCAAACTTATAAGACAcgtaaaaaaaagtgaattcgAAGAAAAAATCAAAGTAAATTTCAAACAGTAAACTCGTAATAAAGTAAATCTTAAAGCAGTAATCGCGATAGTGGCATTCAAGGTTTGAACAGttctataaaagaaaaaggagcaaAAGGGGAATTGTACACAGTATAAGTTTCTAGAAGAAGTGGGCTGACTCTTTGGAATACTGATGGCTACAACTATTACACAACCCATGGTCCATGGATATATAATTGGGCTTCTAGAAGTTTGGTATCTATCACATgccctttttatatgttttattcTTTCCTTTCTATATCACCCCTCACTTTTGTCATGTTCCTTgtctttccttctttctttttcctccttcaaataaaaaaacaaaaaagatttcattttttcctatatatatatatatatatattcagttTCTTGATTTGGGGTTGTGTCCAAGAATGTTTCTTTTTGGTACCTAAAAGGAAATGGTAGAAATGATGAatcatcaagaaatgaatattagtagtagtagtagtagtagtagtactcTTGTTGATGTGTCTTCATTTTGGCTCTTTGAGTCTACAGGAGATTCTGAATTTGATACAAATTTTTATAGTGAACCAATGGATTCATCATTCACTATAAATCCTTCTCATCAACGTTTTCTTGTAGATGATGATGCACAATCAAGCAATGAGGATATGGATTTGGATTTTCGAATTGAAAATGAAGATAATCATGAcgacgacaatgatgatgatgatgatgaggtggATTCTTCGAGTTGTTCTCGTGTTTTTAATCGTAGAAGTGTTGGATGGAACAATGATATAAAAGACGACGATGaggatgatgaagatgaaggggATGTAGTTGAACAACGTTGGATAAATGGTGTCAATAGTAGACTTAAGAAATCTAAAAGTAGTGTTAGTAGAGTTGTTGATTCTGAGTTCAAGAGCCAAAAAGACAAGGATAAGCTATTTTGGGAAACTTGTTTGGCCTCTTGATTAGTATTTGTCAAAAAGAGAAATATCATATGCTCCAATGCAAAGTCTTGCAGAGTTTCCGTTTCTGATCACtggtttttttctttccctttctttgtttcttttcaattttttttttttttggcttttgggttttccatatttttgttACAGATACTACAAAATACAGAAGGTATATTAAGTGTATATAGAAATGAAAGTGGTGAATGGACCATTATCGTGGGGTTAATTAAAGGCCTCGGGTTCGAGCGAAATGAATTCGCCCTTGGTAGATTACTCAAAGTTGAATTTTGCGAACAATTTATATTAGTCGAAACAAAACAAGGaaggaaagcaaaaaaaaaaaaaaaaaaaaaagaaatctgtGAATTATAATGGtttctttcatattcttttttccttttccctacTTTTCCTTCCTCGTCCTTTCGtttcttcttttgtatgttgtattcttttctcttttgcttTGTCACTTTACGTAATTTAATTAAAGTTCTCATGAAATTTGTGGGGTAGATTAGCGTCATGATTTTGCTAGCCACTCATTATAGTATTAGACCTTTTGtttaatgataacgatgattcAAAATCCCTACAATCTCGTACCAAGGACCACAAAAGAAgctgtacttttttttttcttgtggtgtCTTACCTGTGAAATTAAAATAGGTTTCAATTATATACATCGATAGTATTAAAAGAATTTATATATAGGTGTATATAATTTAGTTATAGCAAATTATTTGCTTTATTAAATTATAATTGTAAGCATACTATAGATAACTGAATATTGTTGCAGGTTACTTTAACACTGGGGAAAAAAATTGTAACTCTGAAGAAGTTAAATTTAACCAAATTTGcaaataattaaaagtttttctccctttttattTTCACTCTTAACAATTGGTTATAGGTTAGCAATTACGTTATATCAAGGCAACATGTTGTCCACAAGATAAAACTTTGTAATTGTGGATTTACAAGAGGATTAAAATCATTGAGTTTGTTTCTTGAAGTTTTTGTACAATAAAAATCTTAATTGAGTGGAAGAAAAGGTATCTATCCACCCTGTACCTGTAGGTCGAACAACATCGTACCAACACTATGTTTTCCACGACAAAAGAGGAAAGAAATCAAACAAAGTTCTTGTTTTCCCTTTTGATTTCTTGTACGTATATAGCTTGTACATGCTAGTAAAAGAATTTAaccaaaacaagagaaaaattagTTATGGTCCTCAACAACCAGCAGATGGTTCAAATATTAAATACAGTGGATACACCCTTAATTTCTATacatatttcttctttaaattttctatgtacaaaCATATAGTTGAAGTATGATAGAATGGTTACATATTGGATCTTTCTTTCTGAAAAAATCATGGGGAGAAAATTGTGAAATGGAAAATCATAGCAGTAACTTAAGGTGGTTGAATCTAAGGCGCACCACATAGCACATGCAAGACACTACTGTTCCAAGAAAAAACATTCACATGCTTCATGATTAAGAGCAAAATGGAAATGGAGCATAAATGAACCTGCTTCAATCAAATTCCCACTAGAACAATCACCTCCAAAACAAGTATTCACTGTTTTAGAGATTTTAGGACTATGTTCTTTATGCTATTATTTAGTTGAcatcaattttaattggtcaaCATTAAATGAAGTCTGGCCAAAGCTCTCAAAACAACAGTAAACTTACTGAGttaataaaagtatttaaagCATTCTCTTATATGAGATTAAGGACTATGTCCTTTATGCGAATCATTATCTTCCTTCAACAATCTTTATGTTAcatcaattttaattggtcaaCATTAGAGTTCCTTTTGCTGATGAACCAAAGGAAATAACCACAAGTTCAACCTAAAGCTGAACAGTGATTAACAATTCAACAACAGGCAAACCATTCTGTGTCTAGAGTCTAGACTGACCCAAATAATAACACTTTACATAAACAACCATTCACTGACGATAGAGATTCAGGACTTCTAAAAGATGCATCGCCGGAATAGATTCAATCATACCAGTTTGGATGAGTGCATAGGAACAGCAGACTCTACCATGTTTATACCTACCATATTGACATCATTTGTGCTTCTACATGCTCCGATTAATCTGCTTGCACCCTACGCCCCACTGAAACAGAAGTTGCTCTTGAGTCTTCACTGTTGCCAGTGCTCAAGCCTGAATTCCCATTTTTACTATCCCCATTAAAGGTGCAGGCACTTGTGGGATTGTGTTCGCTACACAAAATTCCTTGTAGCTGTTTCCGAAAGTCATTTTTTGCACGATCGTTCTCACCCACTTGGCGTAGGAAGCTTCCTTCTATCTCACTCAATGACTCGATATCATCTCTGTCTTCACTGCTGTAGCTGTAATGAGGTTGTTCGTCATCATCTGATGCTGGCCCTGTTGATTCACATCTAGTCTCCATCTCTTGTTGGATGTCAAATTCCTTCTCAGTTTGTCTATCAGAGAAACTAGATGACATGGGTGAATATTCTCCTCCGCCTTCAGTCTCTCCACGTTCTCGTAGTGTTTTCACAATCAAGGTCTTCAGTAAGTTCATCACTTGAACAGCATGCACGAGTGCTGTCAATGGATCGGACATCTGATACCAGAAACAAGAAATAAATGTTATGCTTCAACTAATTAGTGAAActagaatttaaatattttgtatgCCCGTGTGCTGAGGAGttagacaaaaagaaaagcaacTTGGACAAAAAAAGAAGTGACTTGGACAAAAAGAAATGAAGGGGCTTAGACAAATCTTTTCTGTCGATAACCTCAGACCAAACAATTGAAACGGACTATTCCAAATGTTCCTGGAAATTCTTTCTCCCATTGGaccatttttatatgtatgCATCAGGATCCCTATTCACGGATCTCTCGTTCGAGAGATCAAAATAAGAGGCTCAACCATTTCTTCTGACTCTTTTCCAAATTCGATGAATATTGGTTGATGAAGTATATTCAGTTTACCTGCGTCATATTTGGGGCGAAAACCATTGca
This portion of the Lycium ferocissimum isolate CSIRO_LF1 chromosome 1, AGI_CSIRO_Lferr_CH_V1, whole genome shotgun sequence genome encodes:
- the LOC132062173 gene encoding uncharacterized protein LOC132062173, which translates into the protein MVEMMNHQEMNISSSSSSSSTLVDVSSFWLFESTGDSEFDTNFYSEPMDSSFTINPSHQRFLVDDDAQSSNEDMDLDFRIENEDNHDDDNDDDDDEVDSSSCSRVFNRRSVGWNNDIKDDDEDDEDEGDVVEQRWINGVNSRLKKSKSSVSRVVDSEFKSQKDKDKLFWETCLAS